One Thalassophryne amazonica chromosome 10, fThaAma1.1, whole genome shotgun sequence genomic region harbors:
- the jun gene encoding LOW QUALITY PROTEIN: transcription factor AP-1 (The sequence of the model RefSeq protein was modified relative to this genomic sequence to represent the inferred CDS: inserted 3 bases in 2 codons; deleted 1 base in 1 codon) yields MYTKMETTFYDDSLHAFSQHDAAAYGYPKALKHNMTLNLADPAGSLKPHLRAKAADILTSPDVGLLKLASPELERLIIQSSNGLITTTPTPTQFLCPKNVTDEQEGFAEGFVRALAELHHQHMPPASGVSAAXPRRQSSAALPPVSSAAAAYSGSAESPVYEDLNTFNPSTVSAPSYTSSSGPTFSAPPPPPPPQLPIYGQPSSSAPLPRLTALKEEPQTVPEMPGETPPLSPIDMESQERIKAERKRMRNRIAASKCRKRKLERISRLEEKVKTRKSXNSELASTANMLRAQVAQLKQKVMNHVNSGCQLMLTQQLQTFLKRSAAVEERGKKDSDRPK; encoded by the exons atgtataccaAGATGGAAACTACTTTCTATGACGACTCACTGCACGCTTTCTCCCAGCACGACGCGGCCGCTTACGGATACCCCAAAGCGCTGAAACACAACATGACACTGAACCTGGCGGACCCGGCGGGCAGCCTGAAGCCGCACCTCCGCGCCAAGGCCGCGGACATCCTCACCTCGCCGGACGTGGGGCTGCTGAAGTTGGCGTCGCCGGAGCTGGAGAGGCTCATCATTCAGTCCAGCAACGGACTCATCACCACCACGCCGACCCCGACCCAGTTCCTGTGTCCGAAGAACGTGACGGACGAGCAGGAGGGTTTCGCCGAGGGCTTTGTCCGCGCGCTGGCGGAGCTCCACCACCAGCACATGCCGCCCGCAAGCGGCGTGAGCGCCGC TCCGCGCCGCCAGAGCAGCGCCGCCCTGCCGCCCGTCTCCTCCGCGGCCGCGGCGTACAGCGGCAGTGCCGAGTCGCCCGTTTACGAGGACTTGAACACTTTCAACCCGAGCACCGTGTCCGCGCCGAGTTACACCTCCTCCTCGGGTCCGACCTTCTccgcgcctcctcctcctccaccgccGCAGCTTCCCATCTACGGCCAGCCGTCCTCTTCCGCGCCGCTACCGCGACTCACCGCGCTCAAAGAGGAGCCGCAAACCGTGCCGGAGATGCCCGGCGAGACGCCTCCCCTCTCCCCCATCGACATGGAGAGCCAGGAGCGCATTAAAGCCGAGAGGAAGCGCATGAGGAACCGCATCGCCGCTTCCAAGTGCCGAAAGAGGAAGCTGGAGCGGATCTCGAGGCTGGAAGAAAAAGTGAAAACCCGGAAGT CAAACTCGGAGCTGGCGTCCACCGCCAACATGCTGCGTGCACAGGTGGCGCAG CTGAAGCAGAAAGTGATGAACCACGTCAACAGCGGCTGTCAGCTCATGCTCACACAGCAGCTCCAAACTTTCCTGAAGCGGAGTGCTGCGGTGgaggagaggggaaaaaaggacTCAGATCGACCGAAGTGA